One segment of Macrotis lagotis isolate mMagLag1 chromosome 1, bilby.v1.9.chrom.fasta, whole genome shotgun sequence DNA contains the following:
- the LOC141490661 gene encoding olfactory receptor 52K1-like — protein MMSLNDSNFPSTFFLVGIPGLAFAHIWISLPFFSMFFMAVTGNCILLFLIITDHNLHQSMFYFLSMLSSVDLVLSLSTLPKMLTIFWFDTTAINSHACLVQMFFIHAFSAMESGVLVAMVLDRYVAICNPLRYSSILTPVVIAQIGSLVLLRGIGFTVSFPSLARRLPYCGSHVIAYTYCEHMAVVKLACGDTTIDNINAFIVALFLGIGDVAFIAYSYGHILYTVLKFPSQEARAKAGSTCTAHVVVILFFYMPGFLSVIMQRFGPPTASAAKVIFANLYLLFPPALNPIIYGVKTKQIRERLLVLLNPKQIDHT, from the coding sequence ATGATGTCTCTAAATGACTCCAACTTTCCATCCACATTTTTCCTGGTGGGTATACCAGGGCTGGCTTTTGCACACATTTGGATTTCATTGCCTTTCTTCTCCATGTTTTTCATGGCTGTGACTGGGAATTGCATCCTACTCTTCCTCATCATCACGGACCATAATCTCCACCAGTCTATGTTCTACTTTCTCTCCATGCTGTCCTCTGTTGACCTGGTCCTTTCTCTCTCCACCTTACCCAAGATGCTTACCATCTTCTGGTTTGACACTACAGCCATCAACTCCCATGCCTGCCTTGTTCAGATGTTCTTCATCCATGCTTTTTCTGCTATGGAATCAGGGGTGCTGGTGGCCATGGTATTGGATCGCTATGTGGCCATCTGTAACCCACTGCGCTACTCCTCTATTCTCACCCCAGTGGTCATTGCTCAAATTGGAAGTCTGGTTCTGCTTCGGGGCATTGGATTCACTGTCTCTTTCCCAAGTCTGGCTCGACGTTTGCCCTACTGTGGGTCACATGTCATTGCCTACACCTATTGTGAACACATGGCTGTGGTGAAACTGGCCTGTGGGGACACTACAATAGACAACATAAATGCCTTTATTGTAGCACTATTCCTGGGCATTGGTGATGTTGCCTTTATTGCTTACTCCTATGGGCACATTCTGTATACAGTATTAAAATTTCCTTCCCAGGAGGCCCGGGCCAAGGCAGGCAGTACATGCACTGCTCATGTTGttgtcattcttttcttctacATGCCAGGCTTCCTTTCTGTTATCATGCAGCGCTTTGGGCCACCCACTGCCTCTGCAGCCAAAGTCATCTTTGCCAACCTCTACCTGCTTTTCCCACCTGCTCTCAATCCTATCATTTATGGGGTCAAGACTAAACAGATTCGAGAAAGGCTGCTGGTGCTCCTGAATCCCAAACAGATTGACCACACTTGA